GCAAGGACAACAAATGACATTTATCAATTTCGACAGAGCAGGGAAAATCAAATTAGCATCTCCAAATTTcgcaaaataaaaagatcttgAAATAGTGGTGACAGTCCTGACGGAGCGCCTAACACTTCCTGAAATTTTGGTTGGGAATGCTATTGAACAACTGTTTGATTATTGTCATTgtgaaaaaacatgaaaaaaggagagaagaaatTAGTTATCCCCACAGCTAAACAAAAGATTAGATGCGTTCAATTCACGAATTTATAACTGTTGCTCCTGTTTATTCAATTTATGCTGGTGATTTAGTCTGGCATGGAAGATGGTCCTTTGGTATTGAGTGTGCTCCTATATGCCGGTTCATTACTGCAGCGTGACCTGATATTACTGAGGCTTGTAGTATAGCAAGAAGTGATTATTTTAGGCtgattgagaaaattttgtttgataggtGATCAAGCCAAAACTTGCAAAGCCCGGAAGAGTTCCTGTTACCACATGTGCTTGGGATCGTGAGGGAAAAAGCATTGCAGGTGGTATTGGAGATGGTTCTATACAGGTACTACTTCTAAGAGAATAGATACAACCACATGCCTTGTGTGGGGTTTGCACCCCATGTGAGAGTGTTTGCCAAGTGGAAAAAACATCAAAACTGGTACTTTGGAATATTTTGGTATTTCCATAGCATTGATGGCCTAAATTTTGGATGGAAGGTTAAATGTGTTTCTGTGATGTTTTGAAGTGCCTCTACATCTTGTTAGCTTTCTCTATtaatactattattattttatttacaGATATGGAACCTTAAGCCTGGCTGGGGAAGTAGGCCAGATATACATGTTGAAAAGGGTCACTCAGATGACATCACTGGACTCAAGTTCTCTAGTGATGGGCAGATTCTACTCTCAAGAAGCTTTGATGAATCATTGAAGGTATTAATTGAGTTTAGATGCTATTCTTTTCACTTGATTGGGCTATAGTTATTCTTACTTATGAGCTGTACTGTCAGGTTTGGGATTTGCGCAAAATGAAAGATCCACTCAAGGTGTTTGAGGATCTTCCTAATCATTATGCTCAAACAAATGTAGCATTTAGTCCGGATGAGCAACTCTTCTTGACTGGAACATCTGTTGAAAGGGAAAGCACAACTGGAGGTTTATTATGCTTTTATGATCGAGCAAAACTCGAACTTGTGTCAAGAGTTGGGATTTCACCAACTGGTAGCGTTGTTCAGTGTACTTGGCACCCGAAACTGAACCAGGTAAACAATGGCATTCTATTTTTCCCTTGAGATCCTGTATTACTTGGTAAGTAAGCAATATAGATATAAACCAAGGAAACTTTTGATTTAGCGGGAACACATTGTTCTTCCTTGGGTTCTTGTCCTCCTGAAATTTGGTGGCTAGGAGATCTGAAAAACTTTGCAACATTGAAGGCCTTGCCTTTGTTTCCATTTAAAACTTTTGTCTAATTTTTTCtattagaaaaatgaaaatgtttcTGAACATAAGCTATAAAGCACATGAAAGTGTTTGTATGCCACATATTGCCTTACCGAAAGCCTGTCTCTTTGTTTTCAAGATATTTGCGACAATTGGGGATAAACACCAAGGAGGAACTCACATCCTATACGATCCAACCCTCAGTGAGAGAGGAGCTCTTGTTTGTGTTTCGCGTGCTCCAAGGAAAAAGTCGGTTGATGATTACGAAGCAAAACCAGTGATACACAACCCTCATGCACTCCCCTTGTTTAGAGATCAACCAAGTCGTAAGCGTCAGCGGGAGAAGATATTGAAAGACCCAATGAAGTCTCATAAGCCTGAAATTCCAATGACAGGACCAGGTCATGGTGGAAGAGTTGGTTCAACAAAAGGAACCTTGTTAACTCAGTACCTTCTTAAGGTATAGTAATACCATTTGTTCGCCATGTTTTCCAATTCTGTATAGCAGGAATTAAGATAGCGAGATATATGAACTTCTGATTTTGTTATTGCAGCAAGGAGGGTTGATAAAGGAGACATGGATGGATGAAGATCCTAGAGAAGCTATTCTGAAATACGCTGATGTTGCAGCAAAAGAACCGAAATTCATTGCTCCTGCATATGCACAAACTCAGCCTGAACCTGTTTTTGCAAAATCGGATTCTGAGGATGAAGAGAAGTGATCTGAATATGTTTGACCTTTGCAGTTGTAATTCGTACTGCCCAAGGTGGTACTTCTTTTTTCCCAACAACTTATGTCTTTGCTTTTTTCGCAGTTCCTATTGGTTTTCTACTACTATTGACAACCAAACTTAATAGGTTGTCACCCTCGTTTTCTCCCTTAATGGTTTGAAATCACGTTCATTTCTGCAGCTGAATCTTGGACGTTTCGCCGGTGTATCCAACTGGAGTGTTGTAGAAAGCTATCACAATACGCTTCCTGCGTCGTGATTGTATAAGAATAGATAAGCCTTGTCTCCCAAACGAATGTCAGTAGTGACTTTGATAAATACAATGTTATTCTAATTTGTATGTTTGAATACAATAATGGACTTCCATTTTTACCAGTGTAGAAGTGCCATTGCTTTCTGACATTGAAGTTAAAATCACTTTCCAAGCACAAGATCTATATTCATATTCAATGTTTGCACAAATTGCTTAAAATTGTTGGTGAATCGTGATATATATGCCACTTCATGAATGAAGTGGCATATAACATAGCCCAATTTGAATGTCAATTACTAACGGTAACAAGTACATCAATCAAGTAGCATTTTTAATGGTATGGAAATCCTTTCTTTGctgataagagagagagagagagagagagagagagagagagagagagagagtacattaATCAGCCACGTTCTTACATCTACAATGGTGAGGATTTCTTGTCACAATGGTTCATTGTGTGATTCACAATGCTGAAGGATCCTTTATGGGTGACATCAATCCCACTAAAAGATTGGGATGATGATATGTAATGGGGTGTAATAATACAACAGAGATCAGTGGTGTGAGATGTTTGAACATATCATATTTATCAATAGACtgcaaaatttcatcttttctaCTTCTCTGAGCTGCATTTTGATCCGGTATTAATTGCTGCAAGAGCATTGAGATCTGCAAAATCGGTTGAATAGGCTCTGTTTTACCAACTGGAATGGTGATGGCCATTTATGCACTCTCCGTTACTGGGGCCAAATCTATTCCTTCATATGGCTAGAACTTGCAGCCCACTTAAGTTAGTACTCATTCTCGTAGCTTGATAGACGAGAGTCTGACAAAACTGTGAACAGTTGTGTATCCACGAATAACTGCAAGAGGTAAAAAGCAGCACCCACTTCATGAAAACATCATAGCAGCTAAATTTACTATTAGTCTTTGACAATGATGTGGACAAAATAATACTTGTGCTAGTTCAGGTATCACAAAAATTTAGTTCTAATTGTGAAATGGTGAAGATGAAGCAAAATACAATGGGAACAGCAGAACTTCTTAGAATTTCAAGAAGCTGCATTAAATAGAAAAATGGAGGATGTAGATTTACCTTAATAAATGGCTGGTCTTTACTAGGAAAGGAATCAACAAAGCTATCTTTAAGGAGTAAGGAAACCTGTAAAGATACAAAGCACAATAAATTTTAGGCAATCAGCATTCTGAGTATGGAGAAATTCTCGAAATCGTGAGTTAGTTTGTCCAACCCTGTCATTTGATTGTACACTGGTGATTGTATGAGACCTCAAATCTGTACAAAGCGATTCCAAGTAGCGCCTCATGACTGTTAAGAAATGTGCAGCAGCTTCAGCCTGCACTTACATTTTGACATGTTTTACATCGACTGTCAAACTCATGAGAAGGCTAAATGTAGAACAGAAAACCCACAACAGAGAAAATCACATAGGAACCAAACTAGAACCTTTGATAGCTTGTGCTGACAAGGATGAAGGGAATGTGAAAATTGTATTTGAAAGTAAAAGGGGAAAATGTATCCAATCTCCAGAGAGGACAGAGAACTTCAAATCATAGAGTTTTCTAACATACGATGCCAAGACATTCAAGAAGCTGAAACTTGTGGTATTGACTAAAATGACATGCATACAAATGCTTTAGGCTTTGAAGTAGGGTTGAGAATACCTGCACTTCGTTGCATTTAAATACAGGATGCCTTCTAGCGATTTCCTTTTGACAGGACagtttggtgtggattggtcgCAGTTCAGCGATAAGCTCTTTGTGCCGAGGAAGTACAGGTACGTAACACGTTTTTACCTAACCAAACACAAAGGAATGCAGCTAGTTTTTATCACCTTGACAATTTGAGCATCTCCATGCCATTTTGGCATTTTCTGACCACCTTAAGCAAAATACCCTTCTCTAAACTAATCCCAGAATCATAATCTATGTTGGAAGTAGGAACAATGCAGTAAAATCCAAGTCCAGCTTTTGACACCACTGGCAAGATAGACTGATGTTGCACTTCACACAAAGATCAAGGGCTACCAAATAGCATGGCATCTTTCTTATATTGATTTTCATCAAATGGACAGGGCTTTTGAAAAGATGATTACAATGTATCATATAAATGAGAGATTTAGATCTCAAACAAGTAAAGTCAACCATACTACTATGGAATGCCATTTTTCTGTGGTAACTGAGGCAGACAAAAGCATGGAACCTAACTGTTGTAAGCATACATCAGACAATGAGAAGGGACACAAGATAATCTCACTATCTAGATCAAAAGCacttcaaatcaaacaagaagaaaatagcTAACGATCAACATGAAAAAAACAGTTGAACTTCTTGATGTTGCACCGCTCTTAATCTTCTGGAGCAAAAGGCTTTTACACCATTGACATGAGACAATAGGTGAGTAAACTAATAAACAGAAGGTCTTGGTTCACAAAATATTTGGGATGAAAAGAGTTCAAGGGCTAAAATCCCGTATTACAACGGATCATAAGTAACCCATCCATAAATCCATACGTCGATGTTAAGGATAATATGCTAAGGTCCCATAAGGTCAAGCATCCAATGCTTCAAGTTCCCCCCTCCACTTGAGAGAATAACATGCAAAAATCCTATAAGCAAAAGGAACCAAGTAATGGGCCCATAAGTGATACCGTTAAGTGGGGGCATGGTTTTCCTCTACCTCTTTCGGTCCATTTATATCCTGGAACTTATTATATCATTATACAATTCACAGAAAGCCTCAATTTTCagcaaaagaaggaaaataaaagagagaaaatacttTGGCCTTTCATCGCTCTGCAGGCAAAAGCTAAATACTTCTCCAGAAAACAATATTAGAAGATGAGAGGACCCAAGATGCGTGCATGAAAACTGACAAACCTGGTCTTTTACTGCATTAATAAGAACAAGATTAGAAGTTCTCATCTTCCAATCAGCTGGTTTATGCTGTACACCAACCTGGAAAACATTAGCATGAAAACGATACATTAAAAAATGACCCATGATGCCTTCTCAAACTAATATAGCAATAAATGAAGCCCTCAATCTTGCACATGTCTAGGGTACACCTAGATTAGTAAAAGAAAGATAAGATAACTTTCCTCAAAATGAGCagagcaaacaaaaaaattcgttGCAAGGGAGGGTGGAAATCCAACCAAGTACAAAAATAGCCGGGTCTATTATGTTCCCATCACTACTGATAGTCTTCATAAACGTTGCAGGctaacaaatacaaattggCCGTCAAAGACATTTACAGTTCATTGGCCGCTGGTAGCATCACAGCCTGTATTAGAATGACTGTGGCAGCTTTCTTAAATCATATTACAGCctcctttttcccttttttcaagttttggtCTTCTAAATGCAATCCTAGCATAAGAGAAGCGGTGAGAATACGACATTCTTACCATCCTTCACTACAATCTATACAAGGTCAGGTGTTAGATTGTTTGACAACCAATGAATAAAGTGCATTGACCAATATAATGATACTTGAAATACACAAATCTTACTACGGTAGTTAGGGATGTGCACGGGTCGGGTGGGTCGGGTAACAATTTTTTAGGCCCGAAACCTAACCGAACAGGTGCTAAGAACCGTCCGCGAGCCCGATTCTTTATGTCGGGTCGGGTTGGTCGGGTTTACCCTTCAAACTGGCCGGGCCGGGCTGGGTCCGATCCCACGGGCAAGGAATGCACCAacctgaaccctgaaccctgaaccgaaaattgatttttaacagaaagtgAACCCGCACCCATctgaaccacatgttcgaccccaCCCGACCCTGaaccgaaaattgatttttaacagaaagtgAACCCGCACCcatccgaaccacatgttcgaccccacccgagacccttcgggtcAGGTTGCGGgctttttgcacacccctaacgGTAGTAGTTTCTAACCACTGTACCACTTTCTGTTAGTAAACAACTTGATAAGTAACAGCAACAAGTACATTCTAGTTTACAAGCAATTGCTAGAAACCAAAAATAACATTCACTGCCATTAGTTTGcaatgacaaaaaaaagtcTGTCTGACATTAGTAAACACGTTTGTAGGTGTCATTTGATTGCTTAGAATTTAGAAACGTCAAACTGAGGAGAACTGGGACAAAAGCTGCCGCTTAATGAGTTCTTTTATAGAGTTTGTAATTCACTGCTTTAGTTGATTCCCATTATGCTTGATCAATCTTGCCAATACCATTAAACTACAAATGCTAACATAATGTGGCTTATAGTTTGATTTAACCAATCCATGATAGACAAATtcatccaaaaataaataatgctCTCTATCACTTTTAAACGTCACTAGGACAAGCTAATAATGTTTTGGCTTCATAGTCAATCTAAAGGGTTTGATCAATTCAGCTGCTGCATATAACTAAGGAGTAAGGACTTAAGTCATAAATACAGTGAATAAAATCACAAAACTACAGTCAAATTGTATGAAGCTGGATGAAGTTCAGACACTCACGATGAAAGGAACAGGAGCGTCAAGAAAATCAAGCATCTTCCCTGGCAAAACCTGCAAAAGGGTGTGCAAAAATTGGAGATATCATATTATGAAGATGAAAGTGTGGCTAAAAGAATTAATTTACTAAGGGTAAACTGACTTCTCACCAAGATCATCTCAAAACATACTAAACTTCAAACCCCAaagggtttggccaagtggttatgagaaagcaataagtgctCCTCCATGAGGTCACATGTTCCATTCCCACGGAGGCCAAatattccaaaccttggggccatTGGAGGTTTGCCCAGTCATTAACTTTAGGCTGccgaattagtcgaggtgtgcgcaAACTGGCCCGAACatccggttattaaaaaaaatactaaacttcGACCATTGAGTACCAGAATCAAGGAACAACactaccataccaaaacgaacCAAAATTCTAAACAAGGCCATTCCAATTTCAAACATCAACTCCAAAAAGGAACTTCAGATATCATGTGCAGAGTTAAGACAATCAAAAGCAGAAGAACAGGAGTGCCAATATACTTTTTTTGTGATTGTACATATACATTCATCAGACTTAAGGCAAACAAAAATGTCAATTTGTCTCCACAGAGAAATGAACTTTTCGGCGGAGGCCCATATTCACATCAGAACCAGATTGTAAGAAGAATTGACTTACTAATGCAGATCGGTTAGAATTTGAAATATATTTCAAGATAACTACCTTTTTATGCAGCGACAAGTGTTCAGGTATCAGCAAGATAtttaaatgctaaaaaaatcaGACAGAAAAATAGCATGCCAGTTGTTTACTTACTGGGAGGAATAAACTCTGCCATTCAAATGGACGGATCATAGGAATAATAGACAAGACTATAGCTGATAGAACACCCTGCAAAGGAAAATTTCATTGTTCAAAAGAAACACACAGTTCAACGTGATTATTACTTTCTTCATGATTGGAAAAGAAGATGACTAGCACAAAGAATAACAATAAATGtctaatcaaaacaaaataaacgatACTCGCAGAGGTTTCACATCTAGATATTGGCATAATGACTTCAACACACAAGATTACCAGATTTTGACACACTACAACAACTTGTTTTTCCAGTAATACCCCAGCGACGAGTGCCAGAACCTGAAAACAGAACATGAATCATAGCACTTGGAATCAATGTAAAAAGGCACAGATTACAATGGCAGCAAACCTAAGCTTCAATGCCTGGCAGTGTTGCAGCATGCACAAATTGCACAATTCACACTATGTGGAACACCACCGTTCGCCCAGAAATAATACGAGCGCAATTTCTTGTCCActatatttctttttattttgtttcaaggAAACACTATACATTTTTAGTGAATAGGATAGTCAAGCCCTAGTCAATCTCGAAAGGAGAGAAGAGTGAACAAAACTGTGTGCTGCTACAGATGTACAATCAGGATCAGACATTTAAACTAGGATTACTTTTCTGGAAATGAAACTTACGCTTTCAAGTGAGAGAACTCGACAAATTGTCGCAATGGTCCATATTGATAGTGCCAGAGCTTCCTCACCAGCAGCTAACTTTAGATTAACCTTGGGAAAAGACAATAATTTTTACGAATCATAAGGGTAGTTATGAAGAAACATAATCCAACAACTGATCGGTAACCAACTATTGTACCTCAGCTCCTTCTAGTGAATGCTGAAACTTCTGATCTAGATATCTTTCACTTAAACCAAGGGCAGTAACTGGTGGCCTCCTATACTCAATACCCTGTAGATGCTCAAGAGGCTGGAATACTATTTCACTCCCTCGGATGGGAAGAGGCATAGCATGATAACCACAAACTATTTGTATTATGTCATTTTTATTCTCCTGTCGAAGagaacacaaaaacaaaatgtaaaCGGTGATCAAAATACAACTACTGTTGCATACAACTTCTAAGCACTAAAAGCAAAGGAAACCAACCCTAGCCCATTCCATTATCATTTCATCCCCAGCCTGTTTTTCAGGGCTCAAAAATATCTCatcctcctcatcctccgatGCCATGCTTCTCACTGGACTGCCAAATGTCAAACAATATCTTGACTGAATATTATAGTGTATAAAACAAATATCCTGGAAATACCACTTATCCACTTGTACATTGTACCGCGTAGAAAACAACAGCATTATAGTCAAATAGAACCTTCTAACTGATGAAAATCATAAGCAAACATCTTGAGAACTAGCGGACTTAACACACGAAATACATCCAATATGAGTAATGACTAGAAAAATATCAAATCAAAGGAATTACTTGGAAACTATACTACCTGAATACGGAATCGAAACTTTCTAGACGCTCCATTGTCAGGCTCCGTTGCCATACAAACGTCCCGAGCTCTGGGGGAGTATGGCCATTATCACAAATTCCATTCATTCGTTCTAAACCATCAGATTGATTTTCTGAAGCCTCACTGGTGCTACCACCTTCAGGGGACGGAGATCCCGACCTACCTGAAGGTGATCGGATGTCATCATCAGATATAATGCCTGCTGCAGCTGCAGTTAGGGCTACCGCACTGTCAACCGGAATCACTGAAGCCGTCCAATCTGTACAACAATCCTTGAATGGTGGTGAGTCACTGTCATTCATTGTGtcaggtaagttggttgctgaGGGGAAACAATCAGTGAGAGACATTTCACTGACAAACTGCGTGATACGGTTCAGACGATCCTGCGCAACGATACTGCATCCAAGTAAATAAAAAGGGTTGAACCGTGTAAGTACGTAACAAGTAAATAAAAAGGAATGAACTGTGTAAGTACGTATTACAGTGTACTATACTTTTATGCTATGTTCACAACTTaggggaagaaaaaagaaaagatgtcaaaggaaaccaaaccaaaccgagcatgtcccaatcacttagggttggctacatgaattattttcctccattgagttCTGTCAatggccacttgttcacacaaacctactatactcatatctttgcgcactacatcatctaatgtcaatttaggtctacccctccccgtagcattgctacccaaagctatcttatccactctcttaactactgcatctcctggtctacggtagacatgcccaaaccaccttagcctattttccctcaacttctcttctatgggtgctacATCTACCATCTCAcaaaccgtttcatttctaatcctgtctcatCTAGTCTtgccacacatccacctcaacattctcatttccgctacactcacCTTGTTCACCctttgtttcttaataggccaacattctgtcccgttaagcatcgctggtctgatggcagttccatagaattttcccttcaattttatgggtaccctcttgtcacacagtacaccagtagcgctcctccacttgagccaccccacttggatcttataggtcacatcatcggcaatctttccatctctactaataattgagcctaaatacctaaaatgatcactcttaggtATCTCCTGATCTTGGATAATCACTCTTTCTTTGTGCGCACTGCTGacaccactaaacttgcacaccatatactcagtactcctacttatccgaaaaccctttgactctaatgcttccctccaaatttctagtttcgtattaacatcTCTAGTGGTTTCAAAGGAAAGAAGGGGAAATAAATGAGAAGGATTTTTAAAGAAAGTGCAATCActtcttgtttggtttagagtaaaaaaggaaaggaaaggagggGGAAAAACTttcgttattttttttcaaagaaaagaCGACAGTAAAATGAGAAGGGATATAACTTTGCACGCGTTTTTCCTTCGGTTTTTTGCCCTGTGATTTCCAAATTCTTTCCAAATTAAGTACCAGACAAGAAAGGAAGGAaatctctttccttctcttgGGGTCCAAACAGAGTAATAGTCTCAGTGACAAGAAACATATGAATCTTGCAGTAATCAACAATAATCCAGAAAAATAGTGCTAACCTGTTCAACATCTCATAATGCAACTCAAAAAAAGGAACTCTTGTTAAAACACAATAACAGCGAGGTGCAGAAACCAAAAAACGAGCAAGTCCTCCGGAGAATTGGGAAATGGGCGATGCAGGACCTAAAATAGCAGGTGGTCTCTGAACAATTTCTTGTACAAGCAAGCAAACACCATAAAGGGTTGCATTGTCTGCCACCTGAACATAGGCACAAACAGTCACTTCAGCAGCTACCTCATGTTGTCGCAAGCAAAACAATATGCTACTAGCTACATCCAAAAAAGAACAGGAACAGAACTTGCCCAGAGTGCGACTACAGCATTTTAcatgttgaaacttgaaagataAATCAAATGAAATGAGTCAGACATGCAACTTATGAGTGTTTCCACAATTCTGCAAGGTTTGACTTGTAGtctaaaaaatataagtaaaaACTAAACATGAAAAAATCGAATAGCGCAGGTAGCTGTGAAACAAGCAAGAGAAAAATGGGCCCTAAAGGAATTACACCCCAGGCAAAGGTGAGATGCTACTCTAAGGTACTTATCTCTTTTGAATTCGGAAATGACACGAATAAGTTGGCTATGAATGAGCGATTGCTGAATCTTGGATTGAGATCATGTTTGAAGCCATATCCACCCTTTTCGGTAGGCAGAAATCCTTGATTTCAGAGGCTTGATAAGAACAATGGTGTTGTCTCCTCTCTTTGAGACTTGAACATTCAATATTCATTATTGgatgaaagaaaatgaaaagaaataaaactggTGTGGTATGGAAACTAAAAATGAGCATTTGCAATCTAGATGAATATAGAAACAAAATTGGCCAGGCAAAGGCATCAGATGATGATTAAAACCAAAGAGGTGAATATCCAATAAAAAGATAACATAAACATCAGCTTCTCAATAACCAATAAAGCCCAAACGTGAATAACGACCCAGTAACTTAAATCTATCAATCTAGCATGCAGAGAAAGCAGGCAGTAGGCTCAAAGATGCAAAATAACAACAGCATTAACCAGACTAACCTTGAGCGAAAATATGAATGATAAATCATCTCTGCATAGGTGTTCCTGGCAAGAGAAATATAAAAACGAAAGTTATGTCCTTTGATGGTGGACAGAACAGTTTAAATGATCAAAAGAAAAGCTCTAATGCATTCATCATTCTAATGTGATGTGAAAATCACATTAGAATGACTATAACGTTCCAGGGTCATTTCCAAGCAGAATCAAGTTTCTATTGGCACATCCCCATCAGCCAATAAAATTGACCCCATTTAGAATATCTGCTTAGGGAATATCTTCCAGCACACTCATCCCCACAACCACACA
The sequence above is a segment of the Rhododendron vialii isolate Sample 1 chromosome 13a, ASM3025357v1 genome. Coding sequences within it:
- the LOC131313220 gene encoding uncharacterized protein LOC131313220 is translated as MEEDEAEIYQGVRAHFPATFGKQSKPVTPLESLHNATRRPSAVDTDQSTPNDDATTTTAKGFPSLSSSSKSWLDSLKNSNPSSRNRSSPNPDPNPKPKPNNDVVIGPPRPPLNSVNGDDFGDDDEDGMIGPPRPAAISEEEEEDGEMIGPPRPPPVDSDVEEDSDGEGEGRFRIPLSNEIVLKGHTKVVSALAVDHSGSRVLSGSYDYSVRMYDFQGMNARLQSFRQLEPSEGHQIRTLSWSPSADRFLCVTGSAQAKIYDRDGLTLGEFVKGDMYIRDLKNTKGHITGLTCGEWHPKTKETILTSSEDGSLRIWDVNDFKSQKQVIKPKLAKPGRVPVTTCAWDREGKSIAGGIGDGSIQIWNLKPGWGSRPDIHVEKGHSDDITGLKFSSDGQILLSRSFDESLKVWDLRKMKDPLKVFEDLPNHYAQTNVAFSPDEQLFLTGTSVERESTTGGLLCFYDRAKLELVSRVGISPTGSVVQCTWHPKLNQIFATIGDKHQGGTHILYDPTLSERGALVCVSRAPRKKSVDDYEAKPVIHNPHALPLFRDQPSRKRQREKILKDPMKSHKPEIPMTGPGHGGRVGSTKGTLLTQYLLKQGGLIKETWMDEDPREAILKYADVAAKEPKFIAPAYAQTQPEPVFAKSDSEDEEK